One Takifugu rubripes chromosome 2, fTakRub1.2, whole genome shotgun sequence genomic region harbors:
- the pld1a gene encoding phospholipase D1a yields MLPKAPPTTSNLNLVSSDFSNSTEVPDVQDGIQMADLVESLDTRELDIGDGEDLDYDANSLGDCRIQFSAVYATVGFKEASAKVYLPTVPITARILEMERFTTAQDRFNLSHHRSVNKSLPAVFKIELKHGEFTWLIKRKEKHFMELHRELRTYKTFIRIPLPSRSHTVRRRTVRKSEVTEMPSLPRGGGDDLVRDEQVSSRRRQLEDYLNKLLRMAMYRKYHHTMEFIDVSQLSFIHDLGPKGLEGLIYKRSGGHRIPGMNCCGQNQVCYRWSKRWLVVKDSCLIYMKPDSGAISFVLLLDKEFTIKMDSKDTETKHGVRIDSLSRTLVFKCSSYRHARWWGQSIESFVRSHGKAFLRDHRFGSFAQEQEHIPAKWYVNGKTYMEDVANALEEAKEEIFITDWWLSPEIFLKRPVVEGNRWRLDCILKRKAQQGVRIFVMLYKEVELALGINSGYSKRTLLHLHPNIKVMRHPDHVSSSVYLWAHHEKIVVVDQSVAFVGGIDLAYGRWDDREHRLTDVGSVTRSVAVEQAGRANALPGKGAPPSGGVSESNGRGTPPSDLAELPKLKGIGRNRRTRFSLYRHLQKHAMQHSDSVDSVDSTGSGSVRSLKTDVGELQGNTRFWHGKDYCNFVYKDWIQLEKPFDDFIDRYTTPRMPWHDIASAVHGRAARDVARHFIQRWNFTKIMKPKYRSLSYPFLLPKSHSTANELRYQIPDCVTAKVQVLRSAADWSAGIKYHEESIHNAYVQVIAKSKHYIYIENQFFISCAESRLVYNKIGDAIIERIIRAHKEGRKYRVYVVTPLLPGFEGDITTGGGNAIQAVMHFNYRTMIRGEHSIISQLKKEMDDQWMNYISFAGLRTHTELEGRLVTELIYVHSKMLIADDNTVIIGSANINDRSMLGKRDSEVAVIVEDSEKVAAVMDGREYEAGPYALQLRLECFRTILGGHSDTSIDLSDPVSDRFYKEVWMTTAGRNATIYEKVFRCLPSSLVRNMSELEQYQSILGLAQTDQARAQEELRKIHGFLVQFPLDFLSEQNLMPSVGTKEAMVPTEIWT; encoded by the exons ATGCTGCCCAAGGCTCCGCCCACGACCAGTAACCTCAACCTGGTGAGTTCTGATTTTTCCAATTCTACGGAGGTCCCGGACGTTCAAGACGGCATCCAGATGGCGGATCTTGTGGAGAGCCTGGACACCAGAGAGCTGGACATCGGAGACGGGGAAGATCTCGACTACGATGCAAATTCGCTAG GGGACTGCCGCATCCAGTTTTCAGCGGTCTACGCCACAGTGGGCTTCAAGGAGGCCAGCGCCAAGGTCTACCTTCCCACTGTGCCCATCACTGCCCGCAtcctggagatggagagattCACCACCGCCCAGGACCGTTTCAACCTGTCGCACCACCGGAGCGTCAACAAG tctcTGCCAGCAGTGTTCAAGATCGAGCTGAAACACGGCGAGTTCACGTGGTTGATTAAGAGGAAAGAGAAACACTTCATGGAGCTGCACAGGGAGCTGCGGACGTACAAGACCTTCATTAGGATCCCGCTGCCGTCACGCAG CCacacagtgaggaggaggacggtgaGGAAGAGCGAGGTGACGGAAATGCCCTCCCTGCCGAGGGGCGGGGGAGACGATCTGGTCCGTGACGAGCAGGTGTCCAGCAGGAGG agaCAATTAGAAGACTATTTGAACAAGCTGCTGAGGATGGCCATGTACCGCAAGTACCACCATACT ATGGAGTTCATCGATGTCAGCCAGCTGTCGTTCATTCATGATCTGGGGCCCAAAGGACT GGAGGGGCTGATCTACAAACGCTCGGGGGGGCATCGCATCCCCGGCATGAACTGCTGTGGCCAGAACCAGGTCTGCTACCGCTGGTCCAAACG ctGGCTGGTGGTGAAGGACTCGTGCCTGATCTACATGAAGCCAGATTCTGGAGCCATCTCCttcgtgctgctgctggacaaagAGTTCACCATCAAGATGGACTCCAAAGACACGGAGACCAAACACGGAGTGCGGATCGACAGCCtctccag GACCCTGGTGTTCAagtgcagcagctacagacacgCACGCTGGTGGGGTCAGAGCATCGAGAGCTTCGTCAGGAGTCACGGGAAGGCCTTCCTCCGGGACCACCGCTTCGGCTCGTTtgcacaggagcaggagcacaTCCCAGCCAAATG GTATGTGAACGGGAAGACGTACATGGAGGACGTGGCTAATGCTCTGGAGGAGGCGAAAGAGGAAATCTTCATCACCGACTGGTG gctgAGCCCAGAGATCTTCCTGAAGAGACCGGTGGTGGAGGGCAACAGGTGGCGGCTGGACTGCATCCTCAAACGCAAGGCG CAACAAGGCGTCCGGATCTTTGTGATGTTGTACAAGGAGGTGGAGCTCGCGCTGGGCATCAACTCGGGCTACAGCAAGAGGACCCTCCTGCACCTGCACCCCAACATCAAG GTGATGCGACACCCGGACCACGTCTCCTCCTCCGTCTACCTGTGGGCGCATCACGAGAAGATCGTCGTCGTCGACCAGTCGGTGGCCTTCGTGGGCGGGATCGACCTGGCGTACGGCCGCTGGGACGACAGGGAGCACCGGCTGACGGACGTGGGCAGCGTGACTCGTTCCGTGGCTGTGGAGCAG GCTGGCCGCGCCAACGCTCTGCCCGGCAAGGGCGCGCCGCCGAGCGGGGGCGTCTCCGAGAGCAACGGGCGAGGAACGCCGCCCAGCGACCTGGCCGAGCTGCCCAAGCTCAAGGGGATCGGTCGGAACCGGAGGACCCGCTTCAGCCtgtacagacacctgcagaagcACGCCATGCAGCATTCAGACAGCGTGGACAGCGTGGacagcacag GCAGCGGGTCGGTGCGAAGCCTCAAGACGGACGTGGGGGAGCTGCAGGGCAACACGCGCTTCTGGCACGGGAAGGACTACTGCAACTTTGTCTACAAGGACTGGATCCAGCTGGAGAAGCCCTTCGACG ACTTCATCGACAGGTACACGACGCCCAGGATGCCCTGGCACGACATCGCCTCGGCGGTTCATGGCAGAGCCGCCCGGGACGTGGCCAGACACTTCATCCAGCGCTGGAACTTCACCAAG ATCATGAAGCCGAAGTACCGCTCGCTGTCTTATCCATTCCTGCTGCCCAAGTCCCACTCCACCGCCAACGAGCTCAGATACCAGATCCCCGACTGTGTCACTGCCAAGGTGCAG GTGTTGCGTTCGGCGGCCGATTGGTCAGCTGGCATCAAATACCACGAGGAGTCCATCCATAACGCTTACGTCCAGGTCATCGCCAAGAGCAAACACTACATCTACATAGAG AACCAGTTCTtcatcagctgtgccgagagCAGGCTGGTCTACAACAAGATCGGAGACGCCATCATCGAAAGGATCATCCGGGCGCACAA GGAGGGGCGGAAGTACCGCGTGTATGTCGTCACGCCTCTGCTCCCCGGGTTCGAAGGAGACATCACCACGGGAGGCGGGAACGCCATCCAGGCTGTCATGCACTTCAACTACAG GACCATGATCAGGGGGGAACACTCCATCATTTCCCAGCTGAAGAAGGAAA TGGACGATCAGTGGATGAACTACATCTCCTTCGCCGGCCTGCGCACGCACACCGAGCTGGAGGGACGCCTGGTCACGGAGCTCATCTACGTCCACAGCAAGATGCTCATCGCCGACGACAACACGGTCATCATCG GTTCTGCTAATATCAACGACAGAAGCATGCTGGGTAAGCGCGACAGCGAGGTGGCGGTGATCGTCGAGGACTCGGAAAAGGTGGCTGcggtgatggatggacgggAGTACGAAGCTGGACCCTACGCACTTCAGCTTCGCCTCGAGTGCTTCAG GACGATCCTGGGAGGCCACAGTGACACCAGTATCGACCTGTCTGATCCCGTCAGCGATCGCTTCTATAAGGAGGTGTGGATGACCACGGCTGGCCGCAACGCCACCATTTATGAGAAG GTCTTCCGGTGCCTCCCTTCATCCTTGGTGAGGAACATGTCCGAGCTGGAGCAGTACCAGTCCATCTTGGGTCTGGCCCAGACCGACCAGGCCCGcgctcaggaggagctgcgcaaAATCCACGGCTTCCTGGTCCAGTTTCCCCTGGATTTCCTCTCGGAGCAGAACCTCATGCCCTCGGTCGGCACCAAAGAGGCCATGGTTCCAACTGAGATCTGGACATAG
- the ghsra gene encoding growth hormone secretagogue receptor a, with protein sequence MPTCPGLSPNCSWEGSHNASGSAELELPPLSYYSIPLLAAITVACSVLFTVGVVGNVMTILVVSRYRDMRTTTNLYLCSMAVSDLFIFVCMPLDLYRMWRYRPWRFGNALCKLFQFVSESCTYSTILCITALSVERYLAICFPLRAKALVTKRRVRALILLLWTVSLLSAGPVFLMVGVEQDSMPLTNPTFEMNESGWPLEAVDTRECRMTQYAVESGLMEAMVWLSSVFFFMPVFCLTVLYGLIGRRLWLRHRETTINSRVAYRDKSNRQTIKMLVVVVLAFVLCWLPFHVGRYLQFRSLDAPSPLLSLLSEYCSLVSVVLFYLSAAINPILYNTMSWKYRSAAARLFGVSESHPQRGRTASTVKGEGWTESTVSF encoded by the exons ATGCCCACCTGCCCCGGTCTCTCCCCGAACTGCAGCTGGGAGGGGAGCCACAACGCGTCAGGGAGCGCTGAACTCGAACTGCCCCCGCTCAGTTACTACTCGATCCCCCTGCTCGCGGCCATCACGGTCGCCTGCTCGGTGCTCTTCACGGTGGGGGTGGTCGGTAATGTCATGACCATTTTGGTTGTGAGTAGGTACCGGGACATGCGCACCACCACCAACTTGTACCTGTGCAGCATGGCCGTGTCGGACCTGTTCATCTTCGTTTGCATGCCGCTGGACCTCTACCGCATGTGGAGGTACAGGCCGTGGCGGTTCGGGAACGCGCTCTGCAAGCTGTTCCAGTTCGTGTCGGAGTCCTGCACTTACTCAACCATCCTGTGCATCACCGCGCTGTCAGTGGAACGCTACCTGGCCATCTGCTTCCCTCTGCGCGCCAAGGCGCTGGTCACCAAGCGGCGGGTGCGCGCCCTCATCCTTCTGCTCTGGACAGTGTCCCTCCTGAGCGCCGGGCCCGTGTTCCTCATGGTTGGAGTGGAGCAGGATAGCATGCCACTTACAAATCCCACCTTTGAAATGAACGAGAGTGGCTGGCCGCTGGAGGCCGTGGACACCCGTGAGTGTAGAATGACCCAGTACGCGGTGGAGTCAGGGTTGATGGAGGCCATGGTGTGGTTGAGCTCGGTGTTCTTCTTCATGCCGGTGTTCTGTCTCACCGTTCTCTACGGCCTCATAGGCCGCCGGCTGTGGCTGAGGCACAGAGAGACAACCATAAACTCTCGGGTGGCTTACCGGGACAAGAGCAACAGGCAGACCATCAAGATGCTGG tggtCGTGGTCCTGGCCTTTGTCCTCTGCTGGCTACCGTTCCACGTGGGTCGCTACCTGCAGTTCCGCTCCCTGGACGCGCCCTCCCCGCTGCTCTCGCTGCTCTCCGAGTACTGCAGCCTGGTGTCGGTGGTTCTCTTCTACCTGAGCGCCGCCATCAACCCCATCCTGTACAACACCATGTCCTGGAAGTACAGGAGCGCAGCGGCGCGGCTCTTCGGCGTGAGCGAGAGCCACCCGCAGCGAGGACGCACGGCCAGCACGGTGAAGGGAGAAGGCTGGACGGAGTCCACTGTCAGCTTCTGA